tctgaccatgacagatagctcttagcctcttttcttcaatcaagttcaattgatcgTATCAAGACTGGATccactctacttcatctaactttaGCTTCGACAACACTCAAAGGGATGGAATCTCAACTTTGATTGGCAAAACCGCTTCTATTTCATAGACTAAAGAGTAAGGTGTTGCCCCAGTTGAGGTTCTGATTgatgttcgataagcaaagagggcaaatggtaacttttcaTGCCAACCTTTGTAGGCCTCAGTCATGTTCCccacgatcttcttaatgtttttgtTGGCTACTTCCACTGCGCCATTAATTTTCAGGCGGtacggtgacgagttgtggtgtctgatcttaaATTGACTGCAGACTTCCGCTATCTTACATTGTTCAAATTTAGtccattgtcagatatgatcctctccggcattccatatcgatatatgatctcttttttcagGAATTTGCTCACTGCCgactttgtaacattggcatatgaagcggcttctacccatttggtgaagtagtcgataaccacaaagatgaaccgATGCCCATTGGAAGTTTTCGGCGATATTGGTCCAATCACATCCATTCCCCatatagagaaaggccatggggaagtcatgacatgcagcggcgaatgaggcacatgaattttgtctccatagatttggcatttatgacatttcttggcGTAATTGAcacaatctccttccatagtggaccaataataccgaatctcataatttgcctggccatcgtaaagccattagcgtgtgtcccacagacgccctcatggacttcttccaggattttcttagcctctacaATGTCTATGCACCTTAATAGCACTTGatccttttttcttttgtataggatctccccatctaagacatagtcaatggCCAATCTACTCaacgtccttttatcattctcactTGCCTAGTCCGGGTACTCACGATTCCTTATGTATTGCAATATATCGTGATACCAAAggtgatcatctttttctttgTCTTCTTCAATATTGTAACAGTAAGCTGAAGTTTCATAAATGCTCATCCGGATGGGTTTGACATCTTCTTttttgttcaccttgatcatggaagCTAAGGTGGCCAAAGCATCGACCATCTGACTTTCATCCCGTAGAAGGTAGCGAAAGGTAATGCCATCGAACTTTTTAACCAATTCAAGGACCAGTTTCTGATAATTGATCAACTTGGGATCTCTGGTCTCCCATTCtcccttgagttgataaatcactaacgcagaatctccatacacctctagcactttaatcttgcgTTCTAGGGCTGCACGGATTCCCATGATGTACGCTttgtattctgccatgttattcaTACAATCAAAATACAATTTACTAGTAAATGGATATGATctccgtttggagataccaaaaCTGCCCTGATTCCATTACCCGCAGCATTTGACGCCCCATCGAAGTATAGTTTCCAAGGAAGTTCTTCCAAAGCACCTTCTTCAATGGTCACAACACACATCAGGTCTTCAGTCAGGAAATTGAAGTTTAAGGGCTCGTAATCTTCAAAAGCTCTACTGGCtaaaaaatctgctattgcactcccttttactgctttctggttcacatagactatgtcgaaTTCGGATAGCAGAATTTGCCATtgggccatccttccattcaaagctgttgactccatcatgtacttcaaAGTGTCcagttttgagatgagccaagtagtgtgatacaacatatactgcctcaacCTTCGGGTTGTCCAAACCAGGGAACAACACAACTTTTCTATCGACGGATATCTCGTCTCACATTCAGTACTTTTTACTAAGATAGTAAAtagctttttctttccttcctaaCTCATCATGCTAACCAagtacgcatcccatggaattctcaaatactgccaactACAGTATCAATGGCTTATCGGAGTTAAGTGGCATCAGCACTGGAGCGTTGGATAAGTACCGTTTGACCTTGTCGAAAGCCCtttggcattcctcatcccatacacctgggttgtgtttcttaaggaggcGGAAaacagggtcacatttctcggttagttttGAAATGAACcaagcgatgtaatttaatcttcctaggaAGCCTCGAACCTCTTTCTGGGTATGCGGCGGGGATAGCTCTTGTATGACTTTGACTTTGTCTGGATCGATCTCAATCCCTTTCTCACTAACCACGAATCCGAGAAGCTTTCCGGACTTGGCTCCGaaggtacatttggctggattgagttttagctgaaaCTTCCTCAACCTTAAGAACAACTTCCTCAGGACTTATACGTGCTCCTTCTCTGTTCAAGACTTTgtaatcatatcatcaacataaacttcgatttctttgtgcatcatgtcgtgaaaaagGGTTACCATGGCCCTTTAATATGTTGCCCCTGTATttttcagtccaaacggcatcaccttgtagcagattGTGCCCCATATGGTTACAAATATGGTCTTCTCCATGTCTTCAGGGTGCATCTTGATCTGGTTATATCcggagaaaccgtccatgaaggaaaacaatgaGTGTCCTACCGTGTTGTCCACCAGAGTGTCAATATGAGgtagtgggaaattatctttcgggctggctttattcaaatctctgtagtctacacacatttttacttttccatctttcttaagGACGAGGacaatattggctacccattctgagtattttACCACCTTTAAAAATCCAGTGTCAAACTGCTTTcgaacctcttcttttatttttaacaagacatcgggcctcattcttcggagtttttgctgaactggcttacATTCTTCTTTTATAGGGAGTcgatgcaccacaatatcagtgttcaacccgggcatatcttggtatgaccatgcaagacatctttgaattcttgaagtaattcGATAAGGTTTCGCTTCATCTCCATGGTGATACAAgttccgatcttcacctcttgtcCCTCTCCTAATCTTACAATTTCTACTGATTTTTTGTGAGGAAGGAAttatttctcatcttgttctaccatcctcaacaaatcaggagataggttacagctttggtcatcttcaaaatcctgagaatctTCCATACACATATCTTactcaaaaggagactctaaaccactagcagtgtcactcatatcattgatatctgggaaCCTGTAATGAGGATGAAAGAAGATACAAAGAACCTAAAGAATTTAAGAATACTTAtctgcatggtatgattatgaatgaagaacgAAAGAATGTTTAGAAGAATGTTCGAAGGAAAAAAGAatccaaaattaattatttgtataatatgattatgaatgaaatggaaagaatgaaagaatatatgctcaaaatgataataactgttcattttattgaaataacgttcttgaacataagcctattttacaaaagattcttattactcctaggcctagagcaataagtgtgttttggacattactctgagtcAGCTCTAAATATTACAGGAATCTCTTCCATAGTCCAGTTATCTAGAACACTTCCAGGTATGTAGGGGCAAATGCCCGTCAAATTTTCTCCTCCAACCCCTTCTTCGTATGTGGCGTTGATTTCCAAGCTTTCCAACTTTTCTTCTATGGCTTCCTTTCTTGGCATGCCTCTCTCGGGATGAATGCTTCCTCCGGACACAAAATTTTTCGATATATGGGGGAATATCATTGGCTCCCATTTGATTCCCTCCCCCTTTAGTCGTGCTCTCcttctttcttgtttcttttccaATTCCTTTTTCCTTTGTCTCGCATCCGGCTTAAATCCTAAGCCGAAGCGGTCTCTCTTGTCCTTCAGTACTGGCGTTTCAACCCTTCCTTGGAGATGTCTCTCGAGTCCTCTTTCCGGTAGAGCTCCTTTTCCAACCATCAACTGTAGACTCATCCTTGTAGTTTTGGATAATTTCACTGTCAAAATCCTTCTCCCCTCAGTAATGAATGTTGCATTAACAAATTCTAAAGATCGAAATGGGCATTCGATTGCTTTGTCGTCCGTCTCCAAATAGGGTGCATCACTGTTTACAGCTGCAATGATATCCTTTTCAGCATTTATCGTTATCAACCGCCCCTCTGATGCTAACTTCAACTTTTGATGCAATGATGAGGCACTGCCCCAGCTGAATGTATCCAGGGCCTCCCCAATAAGCAGTTGTAtgaaggcttgatatccatcatgaggaaatccacctcatatgtgTTTGGCCTGATCAGAAGAGGTATCGCAATTTTGCCCATCACTCTTCTCTCCGTACCATCAAATGCCTTCACTATATTCTGGCACTCTTTCATGTGAGAGCCGTCTACAGGTAATCTGTTCAGTGTAGTCAATGGTAGGACGTTCAAGGCCGACCCGTTGTCAATTAGTACTCCTGGTAGTGTATATCCCTTACAACGCGTGGTGATAAGTAAAGCTTTAGTCAACCCCCTGCCACCAGGTGGTATTTCATcgtcattgaagaagataaagttATCGGCACTTATATTGCTAACCAAGCGGTCTAGCTTGTTAACGGAGATATCATTGGCAACATATGTTTCATTCAAGACTTTCATCAAATAGCTGCAATGGACTTCCGAACTTAGGAGTAAGGCCAGCATTGAGATACAAGCTAGTTGTTTACATAACTGTTCCACCACACTGTACTCACtgtgctttaaaaattttaaaaactctttAGCCTCCTCTTCGTTGACCTGCTTATTAACAAGGAGTTCAAATTTGGCCGCTTTTTCCTTCTTCTGTTCGACCACTATGGCTTTTCCTTTTGAGGGTTCTGCTTTCTCATTTGCTGAATCGTAGTGCCTTCCGCTACGCATAGAGGAGCCCATATCTTGGTCCTCTTTTGAAACATCAGCCAAGTTCTCTTTTCCCGGAATCATCACGTTATAGTCATAATTCCATGGGACCCTCTTGCTGTCTTTATAGGGGAAGACTGTAGGTCTTTGGATTATGACTCTCGGTGGCATTTTCACTCCTACTTCATTATTTTTGGGTCGTGATATGATAACCACAGGGTAGTTAACTGTTTGGTTCTGCGCCGTCAGTTCTCCCTCCAATACACATATATCTCCCTCTTCGGGGTTTTTGgtttcttcataaaactccatTTCTCTATTATTCATCATGTCTTGCACGAGGGCCCTGAACTCCGTACACTCTTGAATTTCATGCCCCACCTCGTTTTGGAACTCGCAGTAGTTCCTCTCTTCTTCAGATTCTTCTCTCGCATCTAACATGATTAATCCTCTCTTGACCATCTCTTTCTATACCCGTCTCAATGGGGTCCTAACCTCTGCAATCCGTATTTGATCTCCTTGCTTCCGCCTTCACTTATCTCGTTTACTCCTTGGTCGGTATGATTGGGGAGCGGGTTTCCTACTACATTGAGTACGGCTGGGTCATCAAACCTCACAATCCCCATTTTAATGAATCTTTCAACTAGCTTCTTGAACGTGGTACAATTTTCGATCGAATGCCCGGTGATTCCTGCATGGTATTCGTATTGggcgtttgtgtcataccatttgggaaaCAGGGGTTGCAGTGGCTTCAGGTAGAAAGGGGACACTACATGAGCGTTGAATATGTTTTGGTATAGCTCCTTATACGTCATGGGTATAGGCGTGAACTATGGCCTTTCTGTGTTTACCCTCGCGTTGGATTCTTGTCTCACAGTGCTATGTTGATTGGTGGCCACTGTCTTTGGTTGGTTTATAGTTAGTGACTTGAACTGACCCTTACTGAATGTGCTCGTGTTGTTCGCTTCATTATCTTTTTTCCTCGGGGCCGATCTTTTGGTACTTTCCCCGACTTCTATTTTACCTCTCCTCACAgtgttttcaatcatttcacccaTCATCACTATGTCTGAGAAGCTTTTGGTGGAACTCCCTAACATATGAGTGATAAAAGGGaccttcaaagtgttgataaagagcatcgtGGTTTCTTTTTCTAAAAGCGGCAGTTAAACTAGTATGGCAACTTCTCTCCATCTTTGCGCATACTGTCTGAAACTTTCATTTggtttcttctccatattttggAGAGTGATCCTGTA
The Gossypium hirsutum isolate 1008001.06 chromosome A07, Gossypium_hirsutum_v2.1, whole genome shotgun sequence genome window above contains:
- the LOC121203708 gene encoding uncharacterized protein; amino-acid sequence: MCVVTIEEGALEELPWKLYFDGASNAAGNGIRAVLGEWETRDPKLINYQKLVLELVKKFDGITFRYLLRDESQMVDALATLASMIKVNKKEDVKPIRMSIYETSAYCYNIEEDKEKDDHLWYHDILQYIRNREYPD
- the LOC107955808 gene encoding uncharacterized protein, whose amino-acid sequence is MVKRGLIMLDAREESEEERNYCEFQNEVGHEIQECTEFRALVQDMMNNREMEFYEETKNPEEGDICVLEGELTAQNQTVNYPVVIISRPKNNEVGVKMPPRVIIQRPTVFPYKDSKRVPWNYDYNVMIPGKENLADVSKEDQDMGSSMRSGRHYDSANEKAEPSKGKAIVVEQKKEKAAKFELLVNKQVNEEEAKEFLKFLKHSEYSVVEQLCKQLACISMLALLLSSEVHCSYLMKVLNETYVANDISVNKLDRLVSNISADNFIFFNDDEIPPGGRGLTKALLITTRCKGYTLPGVLIDNGSALNVLPLTTLNRLPVDGSHMKECQNIVKAFDAFIQLLIGEALDTFSWGSASSLHQKLKLASEGRLITINAEKDIIAAVNSDAPYLETDDKAIECPFRSLEFVNATFITEGRRILTVKLSKTTRMSLQLMVGKGALPERGLERHLQGRVETPVLKDKRDRFGLGFKPDARQRKKELEKKQERRRARLKGEGIKWEPMIFPHISKNFVSGGSIHPERGMPRKEAIEEKLESLEINATYEEGVGGENLTGICPYIPGSVLDNWTMEEIPVIFRADSE